Sequence from the Pseudomonas sp. LS.1a genome:
CACAAACCCTCGAACTCGACATTCACCCTGTTGCCGGCCGTATCGGCGCCGAAATTCGCGGGGTGCAATTGTCCGCCGACCTTGATGCCGCCACCCTCGATGCCATCCAGGCCGCGCTGGTGAAGCACAAGGTGATCTTCTTCCGTGGCCAGACCCACCTGGATGACCAAAGCCAGGAAGCCTTCGCCAAGCTGCTCGGCGAGCCGGTCGCCCACCCCACCGTGCCGGTGGTCGACGGCACCAGTTACCTGTTGCAGCTCGATGGCGCCGAAGGCCAGCGGGCCAACTCCTGGCACACCGACGTGACCTTCGTCGATGCCTACCCCAAGGCCTCGATCCTGCGCAGCGTGGTGGCGCCGGCATCCGGTGGCGACACTGTGTGGGCCAACACCGCCACGGCGTACCAGGAGCTGCCCGAGCCGCTGCGCGAGCTGGCCGACAAACTGTGGGCGGTGCACAGCAACGAATACGACTACGCCAGCGCGAAGCCCGACGTGGACGCGGCCAAGCTGGAGCGCTATCGCAAAGTGTTCACCTCCACGGTGTACGAGACCGAGCACCCGGTGGTGCGCGTGCACCCGATCAGTGGCGAGCGGGTGCTGCAGCTGGGGCACTTCGTGAAGCGCATCAAAGGTTATTCGCTGGCGGATTCACAACACCTGTTCGCGGTGCTGCAAGGGCATGTGACGCGGTTGGAGAACACGGTTCGCTGGCGCTGGCAGGCGGGGGACGTGGCAATCTGGGATAACCGCGCGACGCAGCATTATGCGGTGGATGATTACGGCACCCAGCCACGTGTGGTGCGGCGGGTGACCCTGGCTGGTGAAGTGCCGGTCGGGGTGGATGGCCAGTTGAGCCGGACAACCCGCAAAGGTTGAGGGATGTAGAAGACCCTGTGGGAGCGGGTTTACCCGCGAATGCGTCAATGAATTCGCCATCGTATTCGCGGGTAAACCCGCTCCCACAGGGGTGCCCCGTCGGTCACACCTCGGTATCGCAGGCAATCAACTGCCTGACCAGCCCCTGAGCCAACGGCGATAGCCCATACCCCACCCGGCTCACCACCCCATAGCGGGTGTAGAACGCTTCCTCCTGCTCCACCGTCAGGTCGGCCAGCTGCAATGCCACCAATCCCCCGTCACGCTGATACGGCCGCAAATTGGCATTGCAGGCAATGCCGATGGTGTCCGAATGCATCACCACATTCAGCAATGCATAGCCATGCTCGCACTCCACCGTCGGCAGAAAATCCTGCCGCCCGCTGAGGTCGCTGAGGATCTTGCGGATGTTCGGCGGGCGGAAGGTAGTGGCCAGGGGGTAGTCGAATAAGTCACGCGCCCGCACGCTTTCGCGCTCGGTCAACGGGTGCCCGACGCGGCAGCAGAAATGCCAGCGCTGCGGCGCCAGCTTGTGCACCTGGTAGTCCGGGTCGGACTCGAACTGACGGGTGTCTGCGACGAAGAACTCGATCTCCTCGGCAACCAGCTTGCGGTTCAGCGCCTGCCAGTTATCCACCTGGAAGCAGGTACGCGCCGCGGGGTATTCGGCGACGAAGCGTGCCACCGCCCGCGGTACCAGCCCCCCGGCC
This genomic interval carries:
- a CDS encoding TauD/TfdA dioxygenase family protein codes for the protein MSNAALASAPQTLELDIHPVAGRIGAEIRGVQLSADLDAATLDAIQAALVKHKVIFFRGQTHLDDQSQEAFAKLLGEPVAHPTVPVVDGTSYLLQLDGAEGQRANSWHTDVTFVDAYPKASILRSVVAPASGGDTVWANTATAYQELPEPLRELADKLWAVHSNEYDYASAKPDVDAAKLERYRKVFTSTVYETEHPVVRVHPISGERVLQLGHFVKRIKGYSLADSQHLFAVLQGHVTRLENTVRWRWQAGDVAIWDNRATQHYAVDDYGTQPRVVRRVTLAGEVPVGVDGQLSRTTRKG
- a CDS encoding LysR family transcriptional regulator; this translates as MHIDLRQLRHYIALVEHRSFVAAAAAVNLSQSAFSRSIQTLEHNIGCRLVDRASKELAPTRQGLLVLEHSRRLVHGAHNLVNEIHQFNGATTGVVRFGSGPAPAGGLVPRAVARFVAEYPAARTCFQVDNWQALNRKLVAEEIEFFVADTRQFESDPDYQVHKLAPQRWHFCCRVGHPLTERESVRARDLFDYPLATTFRPPNIRKILSDLSGRQDFLPTVECEHGYALLNVVMHSDTIGIACNANLRPYQRDGGLVALQLADLTVEQEEAFYTRYGVVSRVGYGLSPLAQGLVRQLIACDTEV